From Excalfactoria chinensis isolate bCotChi1 chromosome 4, bCotChi1.hap2, whole genome shotgun sequence, one genomic window encodes:
- the C4H4orf54 gene encoding uncharacterized protein C4orf54 homolog: MDATGPPPAGPEGRGPGKEEEEAAYAEVCGSAGAESGAADGGAAAATEGPAPAGHRPEVAAPGCGAGPGSPSSSSCPSAGSATGGGGAEEPIAAGGQTSSSSLGCESDEEAGEGRGAGDPPRRALGGAHGAAGPHYISTQEIQLSEVDHDMDFDAGLAARWDFEDDNVIYSFVDYASFGSDETPGDTPTEEDNSCYLSTTPSERTARADSAGSGSEAAGGSSGSDAPRRPGGAGASPAGHILLSIKAASRAINECSAAREERDATYAAEHEGDMSLRVAAGPERAAGFGQDAGRQHAKKFIAVPARLQTRCGAREAGGCSSGASSAVSELDDADKEVRNLTARAFRSLAYPYFDALSLGSRASSASLSDHALGVNRWSTYLDLKCGALGPRGAAGGGQLCVRSGKAPSRALQFVVSKLDGEIAHVEAPPPPRGTLGVREPGRAARPGEEEASKKSKLASSLLKNVISKKMQLEHEFKMERGELTDTSSAGPGTAPAAGRDPEPGSGSGVGSGGGGRPREGGVQRQSSRLSEGGSEHGAPPPEEPGERGGGRSPVSKASTPREGSQERATAEEAAETRRGGSEAARATFLRSQHSAFRSWKEREAESKEERAPGGKAKPSPRPESGEPAAGKATKLSRLFVPGIQNAAKEKEPAGQRPAAASPPAAKPRLPEIKISLGPPAEPPFSIAQLLTPQLAARPPDAGHRAPRADGSDRVPQFLVRDVREGKGKAQAPLHQVRDVRKLIKGSHGGDSADNGSDRGSAGSEQGGAEHRQPGWAEAGGRAAAAGGRALGCPPEGTVLVHRTSGRLPVATIAPNKSDPRQPAVLKIVAKSAAPWRHQTAPAPAEKGRGAEEDPREEGKAAPVQNALEKLTAAVRSMEELYSFSKREWKRKSDPLPITGSHVLSLIASQERDAAPRPPLAAEPSPKAEEPANKGPGPAGGERLPRRAANPAAAADKVSAKAAAFESLARQRQRGPAPPRALLTLRGSAAPPAKPPADGGVRGPAAAAAALAPRAPRLPVPGGEVRAEPERGTDCDGYLALPLAAARPGPAPATTAGGGRPAPVSFGAAPPAGGPGLPSAADASGAPQSPDAAAALFPPALPPFAAAPPAPLFCFSPSVAEPLPQRRVLLDVSSGQYYLLDAPPQQTAKRRLFDPESGQYVEVPVPPPAVAPLPLPLSPLALNAGAFGAAYMLYPGLLPAAAVLPAGALPRPLSHPGSEGSGAADPGSPAEPEAPYYVPGGQGPAARHGTAEAKPLVSITAPGGGPRLVAPPSFDGTTMRLVVEHR, translated from the coding sequence ATGGACGCCACCGGCCCGCCGCCCGCCGGTCCCGAGGGACGGGGCCCcgggaaggaggaggaggaggcggcgtACGCGGAGGTGTGCGGCTCGGCCGGAGCAGAAAGCGGGGCCGCGGacggcggggcggcggcggccacGGAGGGCCCGGCCCCGGCAGGGCATCGCCCCGAAGTCGCCGCCCCGGGAtgcggcgcggggccggggtcgccgtcctcctcctcctgcccctcgGCGGGCAGCGCgacgggcggcggcggggcggagGAGCCGATCGCGGCCGGGGGCcaaacctcctcctcctccttgggCTGCGAGAGCGACGAGGAGGCCGGCgaggggcgcggggcgggcgaCCCCCCCCGGAGAGCGCTCGGGGGCGCGCacggcgcggcggggccgcaCTACATCAGCACGCAGGAGATCCAGCTGAGCGAAGTGGACCACGATATGGACTTCGACGCGGGGCTGGCCGCCCGCTGGGACTTCGAGGACGACAACGTGATCTACTCCTTCGTGGACTACGCCTCCTTCGGCAGCGACGAGACCCCCGGCGACACGCCGACGGAGGAGGACAACAGCTGCTACCTCAGCACGACGCCCAGCGAGCGCACGGCGCGGGCGGACAGCGCGGGCAGCGGCAGCGAGGCGGCGGGCGGCAGCTCGGGCAGCGACGCGCCTCGGCGGCCCGGCGGCGCGGGAGCGAGCCCCGCGGGACACATCCTCCTATCAATCAAAGCGGCCTCGCGGGCTATAAATGAGTGTAGCGCCGCGCGGGAAGAGCGCGACGCGACCTACGCCGCCGAGCATGAAGGCGACATGAGCCTCCGCGTCGCCGCGGGCCCGGAGCGCGCGGCGGGCTTCGGGCAGGACGCCGGCCGCCAGCACGCCAAGAAGTTCATCGCCGTCCCCGCGCGGCTGCAGACGCGCTGCGGGGCCAGGGAGGCGGGCGGCTGCTCCAGCGGCGCCTCCAGCGCCGTCAGCGAACTGGACGACGCCGACAAGGAGGTGCGCAACCTGACGGCCCGCGCCTTCCGCAGCCTGGCGTACCCCTACTTCGACGCCCTCAGCCTCGGCTCCCGCGCCTCCTCCGCCTCCCTCTCCGACCATGCGCTGGGCGTCAACCGCTGGTCCACCTACCTGGACCTCAAGTGCGGCGCTCTGGGTCCGCGCGGCGCCGCGGGCGGCGGGCAGCTGTGCGTGCGCTCCGGCAAGGCGCCCAGCAGAGCGCTGCAGTTTGTGGTCAGCAAGCTGGACGGCGAGATCGCGCACGTCgaggcgccgccgccgccccggggGACGCTCGGCGTGCGGGAGCCCGGCCGGGCCGCCCGACCCGGCGAGGAGGAGGCCAGCAAGAAGTCCAAGCTCGCCTCCAGCCTGCTGAAGAACGTCATCTCCAAGAAGATGCAGCTGGAGCACGAGTTCAAGATGGAGCGGGGCGAGCTCACCGACACGTCCTCGGCGGGGCCCGGCACCGCGCCGGCCGCCGGCCGCGACCCGGAGCCCGGCTCTGGGAGCGGCGTCGGGAGCGGAGGCGGCGGGCGGCCGCGGGAGGGCGGCGTGCAGCGGCAGAGCTCGCGGCTCTCGGAGGGAGGCTCGGAGCACGGCGCGCCGCCGCCGGAGGAGCcgggggagcgcggcggcgggcGCTCGCCGGTCTCCAAAGCGTCGACGCCGCGCGAAGGGAGCCAGGAGAGAGCTACGGCGGAGGAGGCGGCCGAGACCCGGCGGGGCGGCTCGGAGGCGGCCAGGGCCACCTTCCTGCGCAGCCAGCACAGCGCCTTCAGGTCCTGGAAGGAGCGGGAAGCGGAGAGCAAGGAGGAGCGGGCGCCCGGCGGCAAGGCGAAGCCGTCCCCGCGGCCCGAGTCGGGCGAGCCGGCCGCCGGCAAGGCCACCAAGCTGTCGCGCCTGTTCGTGCCCGGCATCCAGAACGCCGCCAAGGAGAAGGAGCCCGCCGGGCAGCGTCCCGCCGCCGCCTCGCCGCCCGCCGCCAAGCCGCGGCTCCCCGAGATCAAGATCAGCCTGGGGCCGCCCGCCGAGCCGCCGTTCAGCATCGCGCAGCTGCTGACGCCGCAGCTGGCCGCCCGACCGCCCGACGCCGGCCACAGGGCGCCGCGGGCCGACGGCTCCGACAGGGTACCGCAGTTCCTGGTGCGCGACGTGCGGGAGGGCAAGGGCAAGGCGCAGGCTCCCCTGCATCAGGTGCGGGACGTGCGGAAGCTCATCAAAGGCTCCCACGGCGGCGATTCGGCGGATAACGGCAGCGACAGGGGCAGCGCGGGCTCCGAGCAGGGCGGCGCCGAGCATCGGCAGCCCGGCTGGGCCGAAGCGGGGGGcagagcggcggcggcggggggccGGGCGCTCGGCTGTCCGCCGGAGGGCACCGTGCTGGTGCACCGCACCTCGGGCCGCCTGCCCGTGGCCACCATCGCGCCCAACAAGAGCGACCCGCGGCAGCCCGCCGTGCTCAAGATCGTCGCCAAGTCGGCCGCGCCCTGGCGGCACCAGACGGCCCCGGCGCCCGCCGAGAAGGGCCGCGGCGCGGAGGAGGACCCCCGGGAGGAAGGCAAGGCGGCGCCGGTGCAGAACGCGCTGGAGAAGCTGACGGCGGCGGTGCGCAGCATGGAGGAGCTGTACAGCTTCAGCAAGCGCGAGTGGAAGCGCAAGAGCGACCCGCTGCCCATCACCGGCAGCCACGTCCTGTCCCTCATCGCCAGCCAGGAGCGCGAcgccgcgccccgcccgccccTCGCCGCCGAGCCGTCGCCCAAGGCCGAGGAGCCGGCGAACAAGGGCCCGGGCCCGGCGGGGGGAGAGCGActgccgcgccgcgccgccaaCCCCGCCGCCGCAGCCGACAAGGTGTCCGCCAAGGCGGCGGCCTTCGAGAGCCTCGCCCGGCAGCGCcagcgcggccccgcgccgccccgcgccctcCTCACGCTCCGGGGctccgccgcgccgcccgccaAGCCCCCGGCGGACGGCGGCGTGCGGGGtcccgcggcggcggcggcggcgttGGCTCCGCGAGCCCCGCGGCTCCCGGTTCCCGGCGGCGAGGTGCGGGCGGAGCCGGAGCGCGGCACGGACTGCGACGGCTACCTGGCCCTGCCTCTCGCCGCCGCGCGACCCGGACCCGCCCCGGCGACGACGGCGGGCGgcggccgccccgccccggTGTCCTTCGGCGCCGCCCCTCCCGCGGGCGGCCCCGGGCTGCCGTCCGCCGCCGACGCCTCCGGCGCCCCGCAGTCCCCCGACGCCGCGGCCGCTCTCTTCCCGCCGGCGCTGCCGCCCTtcgccgccgcgccgccggcTCCGTTGTTCTGCTTCTCGCCGTCCGTGGCCGAACCGCTGCCGCAGCGGCGGGTGCTGCTGGACGTGAGCAGCGGGCAGTACTACCTGCTGGACGCGCCGCCGCAGCAGACCGCCAAGCGCCGCCTCTTCGACCCCGAGAGCGGGCAGTACGTGGAGGTGCCGGTGCCGCCGCCCGCCGTCGCCCCGCTGCCGCTGCCCCTGTCCCCCCTCGCCCTCAACGCCGGCGCCTTCGGGGCCGCCTACATGCTCTATCCCGGGCTGCTGCCCGCCGCCGCCGTGCTGCCCGCCGGCGCCCTGCCGCGCCCGCTCTCCCACCCGGGAAGCGAGGGCAGCGGAGCGGCCGATCCGGGCAGCCCGGCGGAGCCCGAGGCCCCCTACTACGTGCCCGGCGGGCAGGGGCCGGCGGCGCGGCACGGGACAGCCGAGGCCAAACCGCTCGTCAGCATCACGGCGCCCGGCGGCGGCCCGCGGCTCGTGGCACCGCCCTCCTTCGACGGCACGACCATGCGGCTGGTGGTGGAGCACCGCTGA